A single window of Solenopsis invicta isolate M01_SB chromosome 3, UNIL_Sinv_3.0, whole genome shotgun sequence DNA harbors:
- the LOC105204657 gene encoding KN motif and ankyrin repeat domain-containing protein 2 isoform X3 → MGVKNFIMKRIPFCKLKAKRKYHGTNGTAPVQNAAQTDQPADSDNASVGSGNSNLSTGALQNIREQMAASLERMKELEEQVKAIPKLQVQISLLKEEKRNLLRQVDELSKTNSSNDTLHRYRSQSFSEQRITLRNLKNSATVSTRDMGTMCGVMTRDVGVSYQPVRTRDVGMITSTPIKPSLQKSHLRIEEFVPEIQDQSAVLVDETSSNLFNSQHHSNWKSNLTRSQQMLEEIIPKIRRRQLTRTPLQVESIPPNENDLINHNTVKKTRDFGINTEKKKPKTLECSHFLIEDIAPEMKKEIKKRSSGTSTRLSMKDILTNEDVELLVEHAVRNYKNSLIKDTTSKGIQCSPETPVVAEKRDQAVQVIEQFRMRSHASVTAKPRTSEIGIQARFGSCTRSVCVGPDPVAVQSPVSLNLMNSRSHSFNYGDTRTKTKVSSKSIGVMVEDLVRTIARGTDTSGLTPRCRDFGTSTMKKTLVDVSVGESVRPHISISCAANYCDNCKETIKSLAKQIANNAENSLNHQNSNMISRIPRPAHIPLNTSDHRRQFKRQDTYTKIPTTGVIRYDADNKEQYDSNNRIQQLQSEKTKDEKIASEEIRNVEKEADNEEKSELPESALFQPIQDKPRKKVEPSKEMQAAMKVLNDSIKKSPSRNISHQLKNATNIIQQEWFKISSTSSANPLDVEDYLDRFEECSSTLLEYIVNMTDTSGNTAMHYAVSHGNFDVVSILLDSKVCDINKANVAGYTAVMLAALAEVRNSTHASVANRLFQLADVNIRAKLHGQTALMLAVSHGRKDMTQLLLDAGAAVNIQDEDGSTALMCAAEHGHTDIVRLLLAHPDCDPSIVDVDGSSALKIALEAGNRDIGVLLYAHEHVNRGISPYSTLRRSRRGSKPTTPTGPSPSAPVSPAPSRRLHSSNVSLNTSKYSK, encoded by the exons ATGGCACAAACGGAACGGCGCCGGTGCAAAATGCAGCTCAGACAGACCAGCCGGCAGATTCCGACAACGCCAGCGTTGGAAGTGGCAATTCGAATCTTAGTACTGGCGCACTTCAG AATATTAGAGAACAAATGGCGGCATCTCTGGAACGGATGAAAGAGCTAGAGGAACAGGTCAAGGCGATTCCCAAGCTGCAG GTGCAAATCTCACTATTGAAAGAAGAGAAGCGCAATCTCCTGCGACAAGTGGATGAGCTAAGTAAAACGAATTCCAGCAACGACACCCTGCACAGGTATCGCAGTCAGTCATTCTCGGAACAGCGCATCACCTTGCGAAATCTGAAGAATTCTGCAACCGTGTCTACGAGAGACATGGGAACCATGTGCGGCGTGATGACAAGGGACGTTGGCGTATCGTACCAACCG GTTCGAACGAGAGACGTTGGTATGATAACAAGCACGCCAATAAAACCATCGCTACAAAAAAGTCATCTACGAATCGAGGAGTTTGTACCCGAGATCCAAGACCAAAGCGCTGTGCTGGTAGACGAGACATCGTCAAACCTCTTCAACTCCCAGCATCATAGCAACTGGAAATCGAATTTGACTCGCAGCCAACAGATGCTGGAGGAGATCATACCGAAGATACGAAGAAGACAGCTAACGAGAACTCCACTTCAAGTGGAATCGATACCGCCCAACGAAAACGATTTGATTAATCACAATACCGTGAAAAAAACGCGAGATTTCGGTATCAATACCGAGAAGAAAAAGCCTAAGACTCTTGAGTGCAGCCATTTCTTAATCGAGGACATTGCACCAGAAATGAAGAAGGAAATCAAGAAGCGTTCCAGCGGAACATCAACAAGATTGAGTATGAAGGATATTCTGACAAATGAGGATGTTGAATTGCTCGTGGAACACGCAGTGAGAAATTACAAGAATAGTCTGATAAAAGATACTACCTCTAAGGGCATTCAATGCAGCCCGGAAACGCCCGTAGTCGCCGAGAAGCGGGATCAGGCGGTCCAGGTGATAGAACAGTTTAGAATGCGTTCGCACGCGAGCGTAACCGCCAAACCGAGGACATCGGAGATAGGGATCCAAGCCAGATTCGGTTCTTGCACCAGGAGCGTGTGCGTCGGACCGGATCCAGTGGCGGTGCAGTCTCCAGTGTCATTGAACTTGATGAACTCGAGGAGTCACTCGTTCAACTATGGTGATACGCGAACGAAGACAAAAGTCAGCAGCAAGTCAATAGGGGTGATGGTGGAGGACTTGGTGAGAACTATCGCTCGCGGTACCGATACTTCCGGTCTCACGCCGAGGTGTCGAGACTTCGGCACCTCGACGATGAAAAAGACATTAGTCGACGTGTCGGTCGGTGAGTCTGTGAGGCCGCACATCTCGATCTCCTGCGCGGCCAATTATTGCGATAATTGCAAGGAGACGATCAAAAGCCTGGCAAAGCAGATCGCGAATAATGCGGAAAATAGTCTGAATCATCAAAACAGCAATATGATATCCAGGATTCCGAGGCCGGCCCATATTCCCTTGAATACTAGCGATCATAGAAGACAGTTCAAACGTCAAGACACGTACACAAAAATACCGACCACCGGGGTGATAAGATACGATGCGGATAATAAGGAGCAGTACGACAGCAACAATCG CATTCAACAGTTACAATCCGAGAAAACCAAGGATGAGAAAATTGCGTCAGAAGAGATACGTAACGTGGAGAAGGAGGCGGATAACGAAGAGAAGTCAGAGCTACCGGAATCAGCTCTGTTTCAACCAATTCAAGATAAGCCTAGAAAAAAGGTCGAGCCCTCGAAAGAGATGCAAGCCGCCATGAAGGTGCTCAATGATAGTATCAAAAAGTCACCTAGCAGAAACATCTCTCATCAGCTGAAGAACGCTACGAATATTATACAGCAAGAATGGTTCAAAATATCCAGCACATCTAGCGCGAATCCGTTAGATGTCGAGGATTATTTAGATCGTTTCGAGGAATGCTCCAGCACTCTGCTGGAGTACATCGTCAACATGACGGACACCAGTGGAAATACAGCGATGCACTACGCAGTCTCTCATGGCAATTTCGACGTGGTGTCTATATTGTTAGACTCGAAAGTCTGCGACATTAATAAAGCAAACGTAGCTGGTTACACGGCTGTAATGTTAGCTGCTCTGGCAGAAGTTAGAAATTCCACGCACGCCTCAGTGGCGAATAGATTGTTCCAGCTTGCCGACGTCAATATCCGAGCAAAATTG CACGGGCAAACTGCACTGATGTTGGCGGTATCGCACGGACGCAAGGATATGACGCAGCTACTCTTAGATGCTGGAGCAGCGGTTAATATTCAAGATGAAGACGGTAGCACTGCGCTGATGTGCGCCGCGGAACACGGTCACACCGACATCGTGAGATTGCTTCTCGCGCATCCGGACTGCGATCCATCTATCGTCGACGTGGATGGCAGTTCGGCCTTGAAAATCGCCTTGGAGGCGGGTAATCGGGATATCGGAGTGCTACTTTACGCGCACGAACACGTTAATCGGGGCATCAGTCCGTATTCGACTCTAAGGCGAAGCAGAAGGGGTTCCAAACCGACAACACCCACTGGACCGTCTCCGTCGGCTCCAGTTAGCCCGGCGCCATCGCGACGCCTACATTCGTCCAACGTTTCTCTGAACACATCGAAATATTccaaataa
- the LOC105204658 gene encoding BET1 homolog codes for MRRTHSGGYGYEPLPSTSTHNTMEDENERMTEELRDKIHALKSLSIDIGTEVKYQDKVLRGMDDDFERTSGSLSGSVSRVLRLAKAGHNYYILYLFLFSIAVFFVLWIVLKFK; via the exons ATGCGACGTACTCATTCAG GGGGTTATGGCTACGAGCCATTGCCAAGTACATCTACTCACAATACCATGGAGGATGAAAACGAAAGAATGACTGAAGAGCTGAGAGATAAAATTCATGCCTTAAAATCATTATCTATTGACATTGGTACTGaagtaaaatatcaagacaAAGTGCTAAGAGGCATG GATGATGATTTTGAAAGGACAAGTGGTTCCTTGTCTGGTTCTGTGTCACGTGTTTTACGTCTGGCAAAGGCAGgccataattattatatcttatatttgTTCCTCTTTTCCATAGCGGTATTCTTCGTTTTGTGGAtagttttaaagtttaaatga
- the LOC105204657 gene encoding uncharacterized protein LOC105204657 isoform X2 yields the protein MPFSVFDKCICLKRGRARNRSAARDDVAESEYGTNGTAPVQNAAQTDQPADSDNASVGSGNSNLSTGALQNIREQMAASLERMKELEEQVKAIPKLQVQISLLKEEKRNLLRQVDELSKTNSSNDTLHRYRSQSFSEQRITLRNLKNSATVSTRDMGTMCGVMTRDVGVSYQPVRTRDVGMITSTPIKPSLQKSHLRIEEFVPEIQDQSAVLVDETSSNLFNSQHHSNWKSNLTRSQQMLEEIIPKIRRRQLTRTPLQVESIPPNENDLINHNTVKKTRDFGINTEKKKPKTLECSHFLIEDIAPEMKKEIKKRSSGTSTRLSMKDILTNEDVELLVEHAVRNYKNSLIKDTTSKGIQCSPETPVVAEKRDQAVQVIEQFRMRSHASVTAKPRTSEIGIQARFGSCTRSVCVGPDPVAVQSPVSLNLMNSRSHSFNYGDTRTKTKVSSKSIGVMVEDLVRTIARGTDTSGLTPRCRDFGTSTMKKTLVDVSVGESVRPHISISCAANYCDNCKETIKSLAKQIANNAENSLNHQNSNMISRIPRPAHIPLNTSDHRRQFKRQDTYTKIPTTGVIRYDADNKEQYDSNNRIQQLQSEKTKDEKIASEEIRNVEKEADNEEKSELPESALFQPIQDKPRKKVEPSKEMQAAMKVLNDSIKKSPSRNISHQLKNATNIIQQEWFKISSTSSANPLDVEDYLDRFEECSSTLLEYIVNMTDTSGNTAMHYAVSHGNFDVVSILLDSKVCDINKANVAGYTAVMLAALAEVRNSTHASVANRLFQLADVNIRAKLHGQTALMLAVSHGRKDMTQLLLDAGAAVNIQDEDGSTALMCAAEHGHTDIVRLLLAHPDCDPSIVDVDGSSALKIALEAGNRDIGVLLYAHEHVNRGISPYSTLRRSRRGSKPTTPTGPSPSAPVSPAPSRRLHSSNVSLNTSKYSK from the exons ATGGCACAAACGGAACGGCGCCGGTGCAAAATGCAGCTCAGACAGACCAGCCGGCAGATTCCGACAACGCCAGCGTTGGAAGTGGCAATTCGAATCTTAGTACTGGCGCACTTCAG AATATTAGAGAACAAATGGCGGCATCTCTGGAACGGATGAAAGAGCTAGAGGAACAGGTCAAGGCGATTCCCAAGCTGCAG GTGCAAATCTCACTATTGAAAGAAGAGAAGCGCAATCTCCTGCGACAAGTGGATGAGCTAAGTAAAACGAATTCCAGCAACGACACCCTGCACAGGTATCGCAGTCAGTCATTCTCGGAACAGCGCATCACCTTGCGAAATCTGAAGAATTCTGCAACCGTGTCTACGAGAGACATGGGAACCATGTGCGGCGTGATGACAAGGGACGTTGGCGTATCGTACCAACCG GTTCGAACGAGAGACGTTGGTATGATAACAAGCACGCCAATAAAACCATCGCTACAAAAAAGTCATCTACGAATCGAGGAGTTTGTACCCGAGATCCAAGACCAAAGCGCTGTGCTGGTAGACGAGACATCGTCAAACCTCTTCAACTCCCAGCATCATAGCAACTGGAAATCGAATTTGACTCGCAGCCAACAGATGCTGGAGGAGATCATACCGAAGATACGAAGAAGACAGCTAACGAGAACTCCACTTCAAGTGGAATCGATACCGCCCAACGAAAACGATTTGATTAATCACAATACCGTGAAAAAAACGCGAGATTTCGGTATCAATACCGAGAAGAAAAAGCCTAAGACTCTTGAGTGCAGCCATTTCTTAATCGAGGACATTGCACCAGAAATGAAGAAGGAAATCAAGAAGCGTTCCAGCGGAACATCAACAAGATTGAGTATGAAGGATATTCTGACAAATGAGGATGTTGAATTGCTCGTGGAACACGCAGTGAGAAATTACAAGAATAGTCTGATAAAAGATACTACCTCTAAGGGCATTCAATGCAGCCCGGAAACGCCCGTAGTCGCCGAGAAGCGGGATCAGGCGGTCCAGGTGATAGAACAGTTTAGAATGCGTTCGCACGCGAGCGTAACCGCCAAACCGAGGACATCGGAGATAGGGATCCAAGCCAGATTCGGTTCTTGCACCAGGAGCGTGTGCGTCGGACCGGATCCAGTGGCGGTGCAGTCTCCAGTGTCATTGAACTTGATGAACTCGAGGAGTCACTCGTTCAACTATGGTGATACGCGAACGAAGACAAAAGTCAGCAGCAAGTCAATAGGGGTGATGGTGGAGGACTTGGTGAGAACTATCGCTCGCGGTACCGATACTTCCGGTCTCACGCCGAGGTGTCGAGACTTCGGCACCTCGACGATGAAAAAGACATTAGTCGACGTGTCGGTCGGTGAGTCTGTGAGGCCGCACATCTCGATCTCCTGCGCGGCCAATTATTGCGATAATTGCAAGGAGACGATCAAAAGCCTGGCAAAGCAGATCGCGAATAATGCGGAAAATAGTCTGAATCATCAAAACAGCAATATGATATCCAGGATTCCGAGGCCGGCCCATATTCCCTTGAATACTAGCGATCATAGAAGACAGTTCAAACGTCAAGACACGTACACAAAAATACCGACCACCGGGGTGATAAGATACGATGCGGATAATAAGGAGCAGTACGACAGCAACAATCG CATTCAACAGTTACAATCCGAGAAAACCAAGGATGAGAAAATTGCGTCAGAAGAGATACGTAACGTGGAGAAGGAGGCGGATAACGAAGAGAAGTCAGAGCTACCGGAATCAGCTCTGTTTCAACCAATTCAAGATAAGCCTAGAAAAAAGGTCGAGCCCTCGAAAGAGATGCAAGCCGCCATGAAGGTGCTCAATGATAGTATCAAAAAGTCACCTAGCAGAAACATCTCTCATCAGCTGAAGAACGCTACGAATATTATACAGCAAGAATGGTTCAAAATATCCAGCACATCTAGCGCGAATCCGTTAGATGTCGAGGATTATTTAGATCGTTTCGAGGAATGCTCCAGCACTCTGCTGGAGTACATCGTCAACATGACGGACACCAGTGGAAATACAGCGATGCACTACGCAGTCTCTCATGGCAATTTCGACGTGGTGTCTATATTGTTAGACTCGAAAGTCTGCGACATTAATAAAGCAAACGTAGCTGGTTACACGGCTGTAATGTTAGCTGCTCTGGCAGAAGTTAGAAATTCCACGCACGCCTCAGTGGCGAATAGATTGTTCCAGCTTGCCGACGTCAATATCCGAGCAAAATTG CACGGGCAAACTGCACTGATGTTGGCGGTATCGCACGGACGCAAGGATATGACGCAGCTACTCTTAGATGCTGGAGCAGCGGTTAATATTCAAGATGAAGACGGTAGCACTGCGCTGATGTGCGCCGCGGAACACGGTCACACCGACATCGTGAGATTGCTTCTCGCGCATCCGGACTGCGATCCATCTATCGTCGACGTGGATGGCAGTTCGGCCTTGAAAATCGCCTTGGAGGCGGGTAATCGGGATATCGGAGTGCTACTTTACGCGCACGAACACGTTAATCGGGGCATCAGTCCGTATTCGACTCTAAGGCGAAGCAGAAGGGGTTCCAAACCGACAACACCCACTGGACCGTCTCCGTCGGCTCCAGTTAGCCCGGCGCCATCGCGACGCCTACATTCGTCCAACGTTTCTCTGAACACATCGAAATATTccaaataa
- the LOC105204656 gene encoding probable ribosome production factor 1, translating into MKIKNLRKNPLCRPREENDVPNDQPSTSTNKTSEVLLPSDSNFNHIKCKAVRYQKCQELMKERAKAKKAAKKVRIQEGAPKQVPHTLESLREKDETMIVGSLDDEANKELKVDCEHDEFAAYYRQEYEPKVLITYADNPNRKTRIFGRELTRIIPNSISLYRNRSGVKKIVKSATARNFTDVVIVNEDQCKPNGMLVIHLPDGPTAHFKLSNVKITTDLKRSHKEITEHRPEVILNNFTTRLGFTIGRMLGALFHYQPQFKGRRVVTFHNQRDYIFFRHHRYEFNLQAKKAKLRELGPRFTLKLRSLQHGTFDSKYGDYEWIIQGRRHAMETSRRKFFL; encoded by the exons atgaagattaaaaatttgcGAAAGAATCCTCTGTGTCGGCCCAGAGAAGAAAATGACGTACCGAATGATCAACCGAGTACTTCGACTAATAAAACTTCCGAAGTTTTGCTGCCGTCTGATAGTAATTTTAATCACATCAAATGCAAAGCGGTGAGGTATCAGAAATGCCAGGAATTGATGAAGGAACGAGCAAAAGCGAAGAAAGCGGCAAAGAAAGTCAGGATACAGGAGGGTGCTCCGAAACAGGTGCCACATACTTTAGAGAGTCTACGAGAAAAGGATGAAACTATGATAGTAGGTAGTTTGGATGATGAGGCGAATAAGGAGCTCAAAGTTGATTGTGAGCATGACGAATTTGCTGCTTACTACAGGCAGGAGTATGAACCTAAGGTCCTCATTACATACGCTGATAATCCAAACagaaaaacaagaatttttgGTAGAGAACTGACGAGAATTATTCCTAATTCTATTTCACTGTATAGAAATCGTTCTGGTGTTAAGAAGATTGTCAAGAGTGCTACTGCCAGAAACTTTACAGATGTAGTAATCGTTAACGAGGATCAATGTAAACCAA ATGGCATGTTGGTCATTCATTTGCCAGATGGCCCTACTGCACACTTCAAGCTCAGTAATGTCAAAATAACAACAGATTTAAAACGTAGCCATAAAGAGATTACAGAACACAGACCTGAAGTTATACTCAATAACTTCACTACACGCTTAGGCTTTACCATTGGCAGAATGCTAGGAGCATTATTTCATTATCAGCCACAGTTTAAAGGAAGGAGAGTGGTAACATTTCACAATCAAAGAGATTACATATTTTTCAGGCATCACAG ATACGAATTTAATCTTCAGGCTAAAAAAGCGAAATTACGAGAATTAGGTCCAAGATTTACTCTGAAGTTAAGATCGCTGCAACATGGAACGTTCGACAGTAAATATGGCGATTACGAGTGGATCATACAAGGTCGCAGACACGCCATGGAAACGAGCAGAAGAAAATTCTTCTTGTAA
- the LOC105195037 gene encoding THUMP domain-containing protein 3 translates to MSACESVSELFAESIEKDNIFTIGATVDTGFEWEAIDECREKLNKDVRVVKQRGRIYFNIDWDQFPKVQQMRSIDHIFIVADNGTLSFTKDKESDLQCIRSYNLNIFSNSDDRWKKTLEAWKCATDFKGKLYPTIEEYSAAKEQNLIVKAEMLKLRNKEQEEKDPFDWDVSEMKEEKGKKRGQDPSQSKESDILKYRVTCERSGKHVVESKDVAGVIGEVLQDKFHWLVDLSTYHLEIVCKLIDAELTTHLRVTHKSKHNRNIISFGPTTLRSTICYNLLKLAKPKPGEIIIDPMCGGGSIPIEATLAYPDSYVLCGDNDSRAVNRTKSNMDASTVGCKIDLVQWTASKLPFKDSFVDIIVTDMPFGKRSGNKSHNKVFYKEFLLELGRIVKLNGRIILLTYDRCNFKDALMAAGDLFWVIKIIGVNVGGLPAVVYVLNRTQVSLRSFKPRVTKPYGKHNYPRDGKNSSTKSTKKTLAD, encoded by the exons ATGAGTGCCTGCGAATCTGTAAGCGAACTCTTTGCAGAGTCTATTGAAAAGGACAATATTTTCACGATCGGAGCTACTGTGGACACag GTTTCGAATGGGAAGCGATCGATGAATGCAGAGAGAAATTAAACAAAGATGTTCGGGTGGTTAAGCAACGCGGAAGAATCTACTTCAACATTGATTGGGACCAGTTTCCAAAA GTTCAACAAATGAGATCGATAGATCATATATTCATAGTCGCTGATAACGGAACTTTGTCGTTTACCAAGGATAAAGAATCAGATTTACAATGTATAAGGAGttataacttaaatatattctcAAACTCAGATGATAGATGGAAAAAAACTCTTGAGGCATGGAAATGCGCAACAGATTTTAAGGGAAAACTTTATCCAACAATTGAAGAATATTCTGCAGCTAAAGAACAAAACCTAATAGTCAAAGCAGAGATGTTAAAGCTACGTAACAAAGAACAGGAAGAAAAAGATCCCTTTGACTGGGATGTATCAGagatgaaagaagaaaaagggaaaaagaggGGACAAGATCCTTCACAATCCAAGGAAAGCGATATACTTAAATATAGAGTAACATGTGAGAGGAGTGGCAAACATGTAGTTGAATCTAAGGATGTTGCTGGGGTTATTGGAGAAGTATTGCAAGACAAGTTTCATTGGCTAGTTGACTTATCCACGTATCACCTAGAAATTGTCTGCAAATTGATAGATG cTGAACTAACAACTCACTTACGTGTGACGCACAAATCTAAGCATAATAGAAACATTATAAGTTTTGGACCAACTACCCTTAGATCAACTATAtgttataatttactaaaattggcAAAACCTAAGCCAGGAGAGATAATAATAGATCCTATGTGTGGAGGAGGCTCCATTCCTATAGAG GCAACACTAGCTTATCCAGACTCATATGTCTTATGCGGTGACAACGATTCTAGAGCTGTGAATAGAACAAAGTCAAACATGGATGCTTCAACAGTTGGATGTAAAATAGATCTCGTACAATGGACTGCTTCAAAATTGCCATTCAAAGATTCTTTTGTTGATATTATTGTTACTGACATG CCTTTTGGTAAAAGAAGTGGAAATAAGTCACATAACAAAGTTTTTTACAAGGAATTTTTGCTAGAACTCGGTCGTATAGTAAAACTAAAtggaagaataattttactcacCTATGATAGATGTAACTTTAAAGAT gCTTTAATGGCAGCTGGCGATTTATTTTGGGTAATAAAGATAATTGGTGTAAACGTAGGAGGTCTTCCAGCTGTAGTTTATGTTTTAAACCGCACTCAAGTATCTCTTCGTTCTTTCAAACCTCGTGTGACTAAACCATATGGAAAGCATAATTATCCGAGAGACGGTAAAAACTCGTCTACTAAATCAACTAAAAAAACTTTGGCTGATTAG